The nucleotide sequence TCTGAGAGATAAGCATTGAATACAGAGGTTCGAGCCTTGAGGATAGTGCTGGTACGACGAGAATGCGGGATGCACTATGGCGGTGCGGAAGCATATTGCCTCAACATTGCGCGGATTCTTACCAGCAGAGGACATAAGGTAACCGTGGTGGCCAGGGAGGTTGCATCTCCAGGGGTGCGGCACCTGGCTGTTCCAGTCAGGGGGCGGGGCAGCATTCTCAAGAATCTCTCTTTTTACCTGGGAGTAAAGCGGCTGCTTGCCCGGGAATCTTATGATCTCAGCTATGGTCTTTCCCGGGTAGCACCGGTTGACGTGCTGCGAGTGTCCGACCCTCTGCATGCTGCCTGGCTGGACCTTGATCGGCGGCAGGGAAGCTCTGTTAGAAAGCTCAGCCCCAGGAACAGACTACTTCTCTGGCTGGAGGCGACCTCGATTCAGAAAGCCAGGGCAATCGTTGCCAACTCGCAGCTGGTCGAGAGACAGCTGCAATATTACTATGGCAGATTTGCTGACAAGGTAACTGTTGTCCACAATGGAGTGGATCTGGATCGCTTTCGGCCCATGAGCGCCAGCCAGCGCTCCGATGAGAGGGAAAAATTTGGCCTGCCTCGAAATGCCCTGGTTTTTATTTTTGCGGGTTCAAATTTGCGCAGAAAAGGCTTTGCTGTGCTGTTGTCCACCCTG is from Deltaproteobacteria bacterium and encodes:
- a CDS encoding glycosyltransferase family 4 protein; translated protein: MNTEVRALRIVLVRRECGMHYGGAEAYCLNIARILTSRGHKVTVVAREVASPGVRHLAVPVRGRGSILKNLSFYLGVKRLLARESYDLSYGLSRVAPVDVLRVSDPLHAAWLDLDRRQGSSVRKLSPRNRLLLWLEATSIQKARAIVANSQLVERQLQYYYGRFADKVTVVHNGVDLDRFRPMSASQRSDEREKFGLPRNALVFIFAGSNLRRKGFAVLLSTLAAFHHEPFFLLAAGSSGSAALEEKINRMALRERIRWLGYVAALEKIYGLADLFILPTLYDPFANTVLEALACGIPALTTRQNGAAEAAGQVAPWLVVAEPDPRLLLAAISRFASLAQEEKMALGRKAREIARTYTWARHTEKLTRVFQQLLASGRRQEGDFSGT